From a single Phragmites australis chromosome 7, lpPhrAust1.1, whole genome shotgun sequence genomic region:
- the LOC133923766 gene encoding enoyl-CoA delta isomerase 1, peroxisomal-like, which yields MGFCEFTVKDGIFVLTLDGGDGGHNYLTLQSMADLKQKFEEIRRRARPWSKGLITTCSGGAFCHGVDYGALSQPTVDELSYRMAEVLRLLFEMPFPTAAAVTGDVKSSLALALVMAHDDTATLKEATIEMPEVRDGHDNLPPYVGALLRDKVPYPLASSSLLLCSEAMKGSRMKYWDIYDGICDDKEEVMKEAIHIVEVRIGKIGDGRDYITTRKSFFPESWKAVSQFLGDHN from the coding sequence ATGGGCTTTTGCGAGTTCACTGTGAAGGACGGCATCTTCGTCCTGACCCTcgatggcggcgacggcggtcACAACTACCTCACCCTGCAGTCCATGGCGGATCTCAAGCAAAAATTCGAGGAGATCCGCAGGCGGGCCAGGCCGTGGAGCAAGGGCCTCATCACCACCTGCTCGGGCGGCGCGTTCTGTCACGGCGTTGACTACGGCGCGCTGTCCCAGCCGACGGTCGACGAGCTGTCGTACCGCATGGCCGAGGTGCTGCGCCTGCTGTTTGAGATGCCGTTCCCGACGGCCGCTGCGGTCACCGGCGACGTCAAGTCATCCCTGGCCCTGGCGCTCGTGATGGCGCACGACGACACGGCCACTCTGAAGGAGGCCACGATCGAGATGCCCGAGGTTCGGGATGGGCACGACAACCTGCCTCCGTACGTCGGGGCGCTGCTGCGGGACAAGGTGCCCTATCCTCTGGCCAGTTCGTCATTGTTGCTCTGCTCGGAGGCCATGAAGGGGTCCCGGATGAAATACTGGGATATCTATGATGGCATCTGTGATGACAAAGAGGAGGTGATGAAGGAGGCCATTCACATCGTTGAAGTTAGAATCGGCAAAATCGGCGACGGCAGGGACTACATCACCACCCGCAAGAGCTTCTTTCCAGAGTCGTGGAAGGCTGTTTCCCAATTCCTTGGCGACCACAATTAA